The Siniperca chuatsi isolate FFG_IHB_CAS linkage group LG7, ASM2008510v1, whole genome shotgun sequence genome includes a window with the following:
- the LOC122879673 gene encoding myosin regulatory light chain 2B, cardiac muscle isoform-like isoform X3, whose product MSEDLGVPSKTECFCLCWTPRPGPRCLHNLNVPGRPTGRQQASQKLHSKAPKKAKMKLAGGSNIIAMFEQNQIQEFKQEFTLMDQNRDGFIDKSDLRDIFAHLGRLYVGNDELDEMMKERSGLNFTLFLNMFGENPQRSVSIL is encoded by the exons ATGAGTGAAGACCTGGGGGTCCCATCAAAAACTGAATGCTTCTGTCTGTGCTG GACACCGCGCCCTGGGCCAAGGTGTTTACACAACCTAAACGTGCCTGGGAGGCCGACCGGCAGGCAGCAGGCCTCACAAAAGCTCCATTCAAAG GCACCCAAAAAGGCCAAGATGAAGTTGGCAGGAGGCTCCAACATCATCGCTATGTTTGAGCAGAACCAGATCCAGGAGTTCAAACAG GAGTTCACACTCATGGACCAGAACAGAGATGGTTTCATTGATAAGAGCGACCTGAGGGACATCTTTGCTCATTTGG GTCGGCTTTACGTTGGTAATGATGAGCTCGATGAGATGATGAAGGAGCGTTCAGGACTCAACTTCACTTTATTCCTAAACATGTTCGGAGAAAACCCTCAAAGGTCAGTCAGCATTTTATAG
- the LOC122879673 gene encoding myosin regulatory light chain 2B, cardiac muscle isoform-like isoform X1, with amino-acid sequence MSEDLGVPSKTECFCLCCRTPRPGPRCLHNLNVPGRPTGRQQASQKLHSKAPKKAKMKLAGGSNIIAMFEQNQIQEFKQEFTLMDQNRDGFIDKSDLRDIFAHLGRLYVGNDELDEMMKERSGLNFTLFLNMFGENPQRSVSIL; translated from the exons ATGAGTGAAGACCTGGGGGTCCCATCAAAAACTGAATGCTTCTGTCTGTGCTG CAGGACACCGCGCCCTGGGCCAAGGTGTTTACACAACCTAAACGTGCCTGGGAGGCCGACCGGCAGGCAGCAGGCCTCACAAAAGCTCCATTCAAAG GCACCCAAAAAGGCCAAGATGAAGTTGGCAGGAGGCTCCAACATCATCGCTATGTTTGAGCAGAACCAGATCCAGGAGTTCAAACAG GAGTTCACACTCATGGACCAGAACAGAGATGGTTTCATTGATAAGAGCGACCTGAGGGACATCTTTGCTCATTTGG GTCGGCTTTACGTTGGTAATGATGAGCTCGATGAGATGATGAAGGAGCGTTCAGGACTCAACTTCACTTTATTCCTAAACATGTTCGGAGAAAACCCTCAAAGGTCAGTCAGCATTTTATAG
- the LOC122879673 gene encoding myosin regulatory light chain 2B, cardiac muscle isoform-like isoform X2 yields the protein MSEDLGVPSKTECFCLCCRTPRPGPRCLHNLNVPGRPTGRQQASQKLHSKAPKKAKMKLAGGSNIIAMFEQNQIQEFKQEFTLMDQNRDGFIDKSDLRDIFAHLGRLYVGNDELDEMMKERSGLNFTLFLNMFGENPQREDKE from the exons ATGAGTGAAGACCTGGGGGTCCCATCAAAAACTGAATGCTTCTGTCTGTGCTG CAGGACACCGCGCCCTGGGCCAAGGTGTTTACACAACCTAAACGTGCCTGGGAGGCCGACCGGCAGGCAGCAGGCCTCACAAAAGCTCCATTCAAAG GCACCCAAAAAGGCCAAGATGAAGTTGGCAGGAGGCTCCAACATCATCGCTATGTTTGAGCAGAACCAGATCCAGGAGTTCAAACAG GAGTTCACACTCATGGACCAGAACAGAGATGGTTTCATTGATAAGAGCGACCTGAGGGACATCTTTGCTCATTTGG GTCGGCTTTACGTTGGTAATGATGAGCTCGATGAGATGATGAAGGAGCGTTCAGGACTCAACTTCACTTTATTCCTAAACATGTTCGGAGAAAACCCTCAAAG
- the LOC122879670 gene encoding alpha-(1,3)-fucosyltransferase 4-like, producing MGVWANWRVAGRSTITAHRADRRSGLSQQEKCVKITYSSVCAVTVVFLLWLGVRLLYLPDPFTLEPYFSEENSAVTVLIWTHPFGRYRKLPDCFALYQIGGCTLTDDGRSYPEADAVIIHHRDVATGTVDLPPEPRPRAQKWIWMNYESPAHTSRLWRFEDVFNLTLTYRTDSDIFLPYGYLVPRERITKGLQNRFAHPLRAPSRSHLVRPRLLAWVISNWSESHARVAFYYQLRRHIQVDVFGRAGRPLPKDSGGSVVRLVRRYQFYLALENSQHTDYITEKLWNAVRAGAVPVVLGPSRQNYERFLPPEAFIHVDDFPTVRGLARYLLVLRRNPALLRRHLDWRGSYSLHQPTFWAEHYCTACRAVRRTRGGTDVVKDLTRWFHS from the coding sequence ATGGGAGTTTGGGCTAATTGGAGAGTAGCGGGCCGCTCAACAATCACAGCTCACAGAGCAGACAGGCGCTCGGGTTTGTCCCAGCAGGagaaatgtgtcaaaataaCCTATTCCTCTGTGTGCGCGGTTACTGTCGTTTTTTTGTTATGGCTGGGAGTCCGCCTACTCTACCTACCGGACCCGTTCACGCTGGAACCGTACTTCTCTGAGGAGAACAGCGCGGTGACAGTCCTGATATGGACGCATCCCTTCGGTCGGTACCGCAAACTTCCGGACTGCTTTGCGCTCTATCAGATCGGCGGGTGCACGCTCACCGACGATGGGCGCTCGTACCCGGAAGCTGACGCTGTGATCATTCACCACCGGGATGTTGCCACCGGCACCGTTGACCTGCCACCTGAACCGCGGCCACGTGCGCAAAAGTGGATATGGATGAACTACGAGTCCCCCGCGCACACGTCCAGACTTTGGCGTTTTGAGGATGTTTTCAACCTCACACTGACCTACCGGACAGATTCTGATATTTTCTTGCCGTACGGGTATCTGGTCCCCCGTGAACGCATAACCAAGGGTCTCCAGAACCGCTTTGCGCACCCGCTCCGCGCACCCTCGCGCTCACACCTCGTCCGGCCCCGCCTCTTGGCCTGGGTCATCAGCAACTGGTCGGAGTCCCATGCCCGCGTGGCCTTCTACTACCAGCTCCGCCGGCACATCCAGGTGGATGTGTTCGGGCGCGCGGGCCGGCCGTTACCGAAGGACAGCGGCGGCAGCGTGGTGCGGCTGGTCAGACGGTACCAATTTTACCTGGCGCTGGAGAACTCACAGCACACCGACTACATCACGGAGAAGCTGTGGAACGCGGTGCGAGCCGGTGCCGTCCCGGTGGTCCTGGGTCCGTCCAGGCAGAACTATGAGCGCTTCCTGCCCCCCGAGGCCTTCATCCACGTGGACGACTTCCCCACAGTGCGAGGGCTGGCCCGGTACCTGCTGGTGCTGAGGCGCAACCCGGCCCTGCTGAGGCGGCACCTGGACTGGAGAGGGAGCTACAGCTTGCACCAGCCCACCTTCTGGGCTGAACACTACTGCACGGCCTGCAGGGCAGTGAGGAGGACCAGAGGCGGGACTGATGTGGTCAAAGACTTGACACGCTGGTTTCACTCGTGA